A window from bacterium encodes these proteins:
- a CDS encoding phosphoglycerate dehydrogenase translates to MSRTVLVTARAFRDAPGEHWGVLERAEFKVKISPSQVRLEEIALAEMIAECDGAIIGTEPITARVIAGAPRLRVLSRFGVGVDSVDLEAATAAGVVVTTTVGANATAVAELVIGFVFSLARGIPRYDARTKRGDWRREVGVEIAGKTLGIVGLGRIGTEVALRARALGMRVIYSDPVRPAREEEAALGATHLALPDLLRESDFVSLHAPLAPETVRMIGARELALMRQSAYLINTARGQLVDEAALCEALRKGQVAGAGLDVREVEPSQADDLLCLDSVILTPHTGSQTREAICRMSVMAAENVVRVLGGERPEGVVNPDVYGAGGR, encoded by the coding sequence GTGAGCCGCACAGTTCTGGTGACGGCGCGGGCGTTTCGGGACGCGCCCGGAGAGCACTGGGGCGTTCTGGAGCGGGCCGAGTTTAAGGTCAAGATCTCCCCTTCCCAGGTGCGGCTGGAGGAGATCGCCCTGGCCGAGATGATCGCGGAATGCGATGGTGCGATCATCGGCACGGAGCCGATTACGGCCAGGGTGATAGCCGGCGCGCCCCGGTTGCGGGTTCTGTCGCGGTTTGGAGTGGGTGTTGACAGCGTTGACTTGGAGGCCGCTACTGCCGCGGGCGTCGTGGTGACCACAACCGTCGGGGCCAACGCAACGGCGGTTGCCGAGCTGGTGATCGGCTTCGTGTTCTCGCTGGCTCGGGGCATTCCCCGGTACGACGCGCGGACGAAGCGCGGGGATTGGCGGCGGGAGGTGGGGGTTGAGATCGCCGGCAAGACCCTGGGCATCGTGGGCCTGGGGCGTATCGGCACGGAGGTTGCCCTCCGCGCACGGGCGCTGGGGATGCGGGTGATCTACTCCGATCCCGTGCGGCCTGCCCGCGAGGAGGAGGCGGCGCTGGGGGCCACCCATCTGGCGCTTCCCGATCTGCTGCGGGAATCAGATTTCGTCTCGCTCCACGCCCCGCTCGCGCCGGAAACCGTTCGGATGATCGGAGCCCGCGAGCTTGCGCTGATGCGGCAGTCCGCCTACCTGATCAACACCGCGCGCGGGCAACTAGTAGATGAGGCGGCTCTCTGTGAGGCGCTGCGCAAGGGTCAAGTGGCCGGTGCCGGGCTGGACGTCCGGGAGGTGGAGCCTTCCCAGGCCGACGATCTCCTGTGTCTGGACTCGGTGATCCTCACACCGCACACGGGCTCCCAGACGCGGGAGGCGATCTGCCGGATGAGCGTGATGGCGGCAGAGAACGTCGTTCGCGTCCTGGGGGGCGAGCGGCCCGAGGGCGTGGTCAACCCTGACGTCTACGGCGCCGGTGGGCGTTGA